The Acinetobacter pittii genome contains a region encoding:
- the prmC gene encoding peptide chain release factor N(5)-glutamine methyltransferase: MNIAQALAIRGEPDSYERQENAWLLEHFLKINSLELKFRLEQELTAQQKQDYLAGLERIQNGEPLAYVTGSQPFWTLDLKVTSDTLVPRPDTEVLVETVLNLNLPNTANIVDLGTGTGAIALALASERPDWQVTATDIYAPTLEVAKENAQAHDLQRVKFACGAWFDALEPQKFDLIVSNPPYIDPEDEHMQALATEPRRALVADHQGLADIEIIIAQGKNWLKPQGWIVLEHGYDQGQAVRDIFTEYGFSQIKTIQDYGQNDRVTLACWI; encoded by the coding sequence ATGAATATTGCTCAAGCGCTTGCAATTCGTGGTGAGCCTGACAGTTATGAACGACAAGAAAATGCTTGGTTACTTGAGCATTTTCTAAAAATCAATTCGCTTGAATTAAAGTTTAGACTTGAGCAAGAGTTAACTGCCCAACAAAAGCAAGATTACTTGGCTGGTCTTGAACGTATCCAAAATGGTGAGCCTTTAGCTTATGTGACGGGTTCACAGCCATTTTGGACACTCGATTTAAAAGTAACGTCTGATACTTTAGTGCCACGACCTGATACTGAGGTTTTAGTTGAAACTGTTTTAAATCTAAATTTGCCAAATACTGCAAATATTGTTGATTTGGGAACGGGAACAGGTGCAATTGCGCTTGCATTAGCAAGTGAACGTCCAGATTGGCAAGTCACGGCAACTGATATTTATGCGCCTACTTTAGAAGTCGCAAAAGAAAATGCACAAGCACATGATTTGCAACGTGTGAAATTTGCCTGCGGCGCTTGGTTTGACGCACTTGAACCACAAAAGTTTGATTTAATTGTTTCTAATCCGCCCTACATTGACCCTGAAGATGAACACATGCAAGCTTTGGCTACAGAACCACGCCGTGCATTGGTTGCAGATCATCAGGGACTGGCTGATATTGAAATTATTATTGCTCAAGGGAAAAACTGGTTAAAACCGCAAGGCTGGATTGTACTAGAGCATGGTTATGATCAGGGACAAGCTGTTCGAGATATTTTCACAGAGTATGGTTTTAGCCAAATTAAAACTATTCAAGACTATGGCCAAAATGATCGAGTCACTTTGGCATGCTGGATTTAA
- a CDS encoding ABC transporter permease has product MSDSLNKAELNHFLAQQASKSEKKHLNHKFTRWFKVLLIPLIFLTACEFLVRNGYIDAYLLPAPSSLWQSFLDLAHSDLFAHIYISTWRVLLGFIIGSGLGLIFAIWVGLSKEAEAYLEPTFSAIKSIPSLAWIPLLLLWLGIDEGSKITLIAIGAFFPTYTNTVAAIHNVDKKLIEVGKVYRLNAFQRIISIILPAASPGILTGLRNSLSLSWMFMIAAELIAATQGIGYLLSDGRETSRPDIVIIAIILLALLGKVTDTLMKLIENWLLRWRDTLQR; this is encoded by the coding sequence ATGAGTGATTCACTTAACAAAGCTGAGCTAAATCACTTCTTAGCTCAGCAGGCTTCAAAATCTGAGAAAAAGCATCTAAACCACAAATTTACACGGTGGTTTAAAGTGCTACTCATTCCCCTCATCTTTTTAACGGCTTGCGAGTTTTTAGTCAGAAATGGCTATATCGATGCTTATCTACTCCCTGCACCGTCTAGTTTATGGCAATCTTTTTTAGATTTAGCTCATAGCGACCTGTTTGCCCATATTTATATTAGTACATGGCGTGTTCTGTTGGGCTTTATTATAGGAAGCGGTTTAGGTTTAATTTTTGCGATTTGGGTTGGATTAAGCAAAGAAGCAGAAGCTTATTTAGAACCAACTTTTTCAGCAATTAAATCGATCCCAAGTCTTGCTTGGATTCCCCTGTTATTGCTTTGGTTAGGAATTGACGAAGGTTCTAAAATTACATTGATTGCAATCGGAGCATTTTTTCCAACCTATACCAATACAGTTGCAGCAATTCATAATGTAGATAAAAAGCTCATTGAAGTTGGAAAAGTTTATCGGCTTAATGCTTTTCAGCGGATTATATCTATTATTTTACCGGCAGCATCTCCAGGCATTTTAACGGGTTTACGTAACAGCTTAAGTTTATCTTGGATGTTTATGATTGCAGCTGAACTGATTGCAGCCACTCAAGGGATTGGCTATTTACTCAGTGATGGCCGAGAAACGTCTCGACCAGATATTGTTATCATTGCAATTATTTTATTAGCCCTATTGGGTAAAGTAACCGATACCTTAATGAAACTTATCGAAAACTGGTTATTACGTTGGCGAGATACACTACAAAGGTAA
- a CDS encoding aliphatic sulfonate ABC transporter substrate-binding protein, which produces MSIKSKFSLPKTLLASTLGFVFASSAFAAIPTTLKLDYAYYAPTSLVVKDQKLLEKALPNTQIKWVFSQGSNRSLEYLNSNSVDFASTAGLAAVLSRANGSLIKTVYVQSQPEWTALVVAKNSPIKSLKDLKGKKIAATKGTDPFLFTLQALDTVGLSKRDVQLVHLQHPDGKTALERGQVDAWAGLDPLMASGQIQSGAKLLYRNVGFNSYSVLSVKEDFAKQSPEAVEAVIKAYEQARKWAKANPDKVAALLAQESKLPLPVAKLQLSRTNFDQSIPSATQAQALKRSGKILTEEDLVRKGTNVNQVVDQLLDPRFAQKVVK; this is translated from the coding sequence ATGTCTATAAAATCAAAATTTTCTCTACCAAAGACTTTGTTGGCATCAACATTGGGGTTTGTATTTGCTTCATCTGCTTTTGCAGCAATTCCGACTACACTTAAACTTGATTATGCTTACTATGCACCAACCAGTTTAGTCGTTAAAGATCAAAAGCTTCTCGAAAAAGCACTACCAAATACCCAAATTAAATGGGTTTTTAGTCAAGGTAGTAACCGCTCATTAGAATATCTCAACAGTAACAGCGTCGATTTTGCTTCTACCGCTGGATTAGCTGCTGTATTAAGTCGAGCGAATGGTAGTCTAATTAAAACGGTTTATGTACAAAGCCAACCGGAATGGACCGCGCTTGTTGTCGCAAAAAATTCACCAATTAAAAGCCTAAAAGATTTAAAAGGTAAAAAAATAGCAGCTACCAAAGGAACCGATCCTTTCTTATTTACACTACAAGCACTAGATACAGTCGGTTTGAGTAAACGTGATGTACAACTGGTTCATCTACAACACCCAGACGGCAAAACTGCATTAGAGCGTGGCCAAGTAGATGCTTGGGCTGGACTTGATCCATTAATGGCTTCAGGTCAAATTCAATCGGGTGCAAAATTGCTTTATCGTAATGTTGGATTTAATAGCTATAGCGTACTGAGCGTTAAAGAAGATTTTGCAAAGCAAAGCCCTGAAGCGGTAGAAGCCGTTATTAAAGCCTACGAACAAGCCCGAAAATGGGCAAAAGCCAATCCAGATAAAGTGGCAGCACTTTTAGCTCAAGAATCAAAACTTCCTCTACCTGTGGCTAAACTACAACTGAGCCGAACCAACTTCGATCAAAGCATTCCATCAGCAACTCAAGCACAAGCGCTAAAACGTTCTGGGAAAATTTTGACAGAAGAAGACTTGGTTAGAAAAGGTACCAACGTCAATCAAGTGGTTGATCAGTTGTTAGACCCTCGTTTTGCTCAAAAAGTCGTGAAATAG
- a CDS encoding AraC family transcriptional regulator: MVVQSSLSKGTISIALVHEALSAAYAKGLNTQIILNKAGIPAELLMSPKARVPVTTYAQLWIELANAMNDEFFGMDSHPMRRGSYKLLTKLVSTAETLEKALYDILKFFNFVLDDMHGELIREQKKAYLVIHDREQPKRMFTYATFLILVHGLMCWLVDQRIGLNTIMVRCPKPQDIQDYLVRFGEDIQFNAEINRVEFDAHYLDIKIKKDKKALYDFLEQTPQNLLVRFKNENALSVLIRRHLLKLHPAQWPELKDVAHQLNISEATVQRRLKHEGVSYQQIKNEIRCDIAVQRLSKTNDSIQDISEDLSFHDPSAFHRAFKKWTGVSPGAYRDNLTGHKQ, translated from the coding sequence ATGGTTGTCCAATCTTCTTTAAGTAAAGGCACAATTTCGATTGCACTAGTACATGAAGCACTGAGTGCAGCTTATGCCAAAGGCCTAAATACACAAATAATTCTAAATAAAGCAGGCATCCCCGCTGAATTACTGATGTCTCCAAAGGCACGTGTGCCTGTTACAACCTATGCCCAATTGTGGATAGAGCTTGCCAATGCCATGAACGATGAGTTTTTTGGGATGGATAGCCACCCCATGCGGCGTGGAAGCTATAAATTACTGACTAAACTCGTCAGTACGGCTGAAACTTTAGAAAAAGCACTCTACGATATTTTGAAGTTTTTTAACTTTGTTTTAGATGATATGCACGGAGAACTCATTCGAGAACAAAAAAAAGCTTATTTAGTGATTCATGATCGTGAACAGCCTAAACGCATGTTTACCTACGCAACCTTTTTAATATTAGTGCACGGACTTATGTGCTGGTTGGTAGACCAGCGAATTGGTTTAAATACTATTATGGTACGTTGTCCTAAACCTCAAGATATTCAGGACTATTTAGTTCGTTTTGGTGAAGATATTCAATTTAATGCTGAGATAAATCGAGTTGAGTTCGATGCCCACTATTTAGATATTAAAATTAAGAAAGATAAAAAAGCGCTTTATGATTTTTTAGAGCAAACTCCGCAAAATCTTTTAGTTCGCTTTAAAAATGAAAATGCCTTAAGTGTACTTATTCGTCGCCATTTATTGAAACTCCACCCTGCACAATGGCCCGAACTTAAAGATGTAGCTCACCAACTCAATATTTCAGAAGCCACTGTTCAACGTAGACTGAAACATGAAGGTGTAAGCTATCAACAAATTAAAAATGAAATCCGTTGTGATATTGCTGTTCAACGCTTAAGCAAAACGAATGACTCAATTCAAGATATTAGTGAAGATTTAAGCTTCCATGACCCAAGTGCATTTCACCGTGCTTTTAAAAAATGGACAGGTGTCAGCCCAGGTGCATATCGAGATAATTTAACTGGACACAAGCAATAA
- a CDS encoding 3-hydroxyacyl-CoA dehydrogenase: MKIQGKHFVITGGGSGLGAATAEYLVQQGASVTLVDMNVEAGEQQAKQWGPKADFVKLDVADEAAAEQFFKDVLTKHGHLHGLVNCAGIGPSAKVVGREGVHDLALFSKTLNINVTGTFNMLRFAADVMSKNTVEEGEEDRGVIVNTASVAAFDGQIGQAAYSASKGAIVAMTLPIARELARHAIRIMTIAPGIMETPMLKGMPQNVQDALGQMVPYPSRLGKPEEFARLVAHIAENSYLNGEVIRLDGAIRMAAK, from the coding sequence ATGAAAATTCAAGGGAAACATTTTGTCATTACAGGTGGTGGCTCTGGTTTAGGTGCTGCAACAGCTGAGTATTTAGTCCAACAAGGTGCTTCAGTTACCTTGGTAGACATGAATGTAGAAGCAGGTGAGCAACAAGCAAAACAGTGGGGGCCAAAAGCTGACTTTGTAAAACTTGATGTGGCCGATGAAGCTGCTGCTGAACAGTTCTTTAAGGATGTTTTGACAAAACATGGTCATTTGCATGGTTTGGTGAACTGTGCGGGTATTGGCCCTTCTGCGAAAGTAGTTGGTCGTGAAGGTGTACATGATTTGGCATTATTTTCAAAGACTTTAAATATTAATGTTACAGGTACATTTAACATGCTGCGTTTTGCAGCAGATGTAATGAGTAAAAACACGGTTGAAGAAGGTGAAGAAGACCGTGGAGTGATTGTAAACACTGCGTCTGTAGCAGCATTTGATGGTCAAATTGGTCAGGCAGCTTATTCGGCATCAAAAGGCGCTATTGTTGCGATGACATTGCCGATTGCTCGTGAGCTTGCGCGACATGCTATTCGTATTATGACCATTGCGCCGGGAATTATGGAAACCCCAATGCTTAAGGGGATGCCACAAAATGTACAGGATGCTTTGGGACAAATGGTGCCGTACCCATCTCGTTTAGGAAAACCAGAAGAATTCGCTCGTTTGGTGGCACATATTGCTGAAAACTCTTACTTAAATGGTGAAGTCATCCGTCTAGATGGTGCAATTCGTATGGCAGCAAAATAA
- the acads gene encoding acyl-CoA dehydrogenase family protein, which translates to MILNAEQSMVQEMMRNYAQNQLKPTAAHRDKTHEFPAQELKDLGALGAMGMTVPDEWGGAGMDYVSLVLAIEEIAAGDGAISTIVSVQNSLICGITLAYGSEQQKQTYLPKFASGEWLGCFCLTEPHVGSDASAILCKAERDGDHWVLNGVKQFITSGKNAQVALVFAVTDKQAGKKGISCFLVPTNTQGYLVTRIEDKMGQHASDTATISFEDCRIPLENLIGQEGEGYKIALSNLAAGRIGIAAQSVGMARAAFDAAVQYANERKAFGVELVQHQAVGFRLADMATQIEAAHQLVLHAATLKDAGLPCLKEASMAKLFASTMAERVCSDAIQIHGGYGYVSDFPVERIYRDVRVSQIYEGASDIQRLVIAREVAQV; encoded by the coding sequence ATGATCTTAAATGCTGAACAAAGTATGGTTCAGGAGATGATGCGTAATTATGCGCAAAATCAGTTAAAACCAACAGCCGCACATCGCGATAAAACCCATGAATTTCCTGCTCAGGAATTAAAAGATTTAGGTGCACTAGGTGCTATGGGGATGACCGTGCCCGATGAATGGGGCGGTGCCGGAATGGATTATGTATCTTTAGTGCTTGCAATTGAAGAAATTGCTGCGGGTGATGGTGCTATTTCGACAATCGTAAGTGTTCAAAACTCTTTGATTTGCGGTATTACATTGGCATACGGTTCAGAGCAGCAAAAACAAACCTATTTGCCAAAATTTGCATCTGGCGAATGGCTAGGATGCTTTTGTTTAACTGAGCCACATGTAGGTTCTGATGCAAGCGCGATTTTATGTAAAGCCGAGCGAGATGGCGACCATTGGGTACTCAATGGCGTAAAGCAATTTATTACCAGTGGTAAAAATGCTCAAGTGGCTTTGGTATTTGCGGTCACCGATAAACAAGCTGGCAAAAAAGGCATTTCATGTTTCCTTGTACCGACCAATACACAAGGTTACTTAGTCACTCGTATTGAAGACAAAATGGGTCAACATGCTTCGGACACCGCAACCATTTCTTTTGAGGACTGCCGAATTCCTTTAGAAAATTTGATAGGGCAAGAGGGTGAGGGTTATAAAATTGCGCTATCTAATTTAGCAGCTGGACGTATTGGTATTGCTGCTCAATCTGTTGGAATGGCAAGAGCTGCTTTTGATGCAGCGGTGCAATATGCAAATGAGCGTAAGGCCTTCGGTGTAGAGCTGGTTCAGCATCAGGCGGTTGGTTTCCGTTTAGCCGATATGGCGACCCAGATTGAAGCTGCGCATCAGTTGGTTTTGCATGCTGCAACTTTAAAAGACGCGGGGCTGCCTTGTTTAAAAGAAGCCTCAATGGCAAAGCTATTTGCATCTACTATGGCTGAACGGGTGTGTTCGGATGCGATCCAGATTCATGGTGGGTATGGCTACGTGAGCGATTTCCCTGTAGAGAGAATTTATCGTGATGTTCGTGTAAGCCAGATTTATGAAGGCGCTTCTGATATTCAACGCTTGGTGATTGCTCGTGAAGTGGCTCAAGTTTAA
- a CDS encoding flavin reductase family protein: MTQSYIAPVELEKAYRLLNHGPTVLVSAQHGDDRNVMAAAWACALEFKPAKVSVVLDKSTKTRQLVEQSGYFTLQVPCYAQLDLTHQLGTISKLDDPQKLEHCGVELFYQEDLPSPLVSGCIAWLVCKLIPEPHNQSAHDLFIGTVVGAWADSRVFRDGHWHFQDAPKELRSLHYIAGGTFYLIGEEVKAQI, translated from the coding sequence ATGACGCAATCATATATTGCACCTGTAGAGTTAGAAAAAGCTTATCGTTTATTAAATCATGGCCCAACTGTGCTTGTTTCCGCACAACATGGAGACGACCGCAATGTAATGGCTGCCGCTTGGGCATGTGCCTTAGAGTTCAAACCAGCCAAAGTGTCCGTCGTTTTAGATAAAAGTACGAAAACTCGACAGCTTGTTGAGCAAAGCGGTTACTTCACCCTACAAGTTCCTTGCTATGCACAGCTCGATCTGACTCATCAACTTGGAACTATTAGTAAGTTGGATGATCCACAAAAACTTGAGCATTGTGGTGTTGAACTATTTTATCAAGAAGATCTTCCTAGCCCACTTGTATCAGGTTGCATCGCATGGCTTGTATGTAAACTTATTCCTGAACCCCATAATCAGTCAGCTCATGATTTATTTATTGGTACTGTTGTAGGTGCATGGGCAGATAGCCGCGTTTTTAGAGATGGGCACTGGCACTTTCAAGATGCGCCGAAAGAACTTCGCAGCCTGCACTATATTGCAGGTGGAACTTTTTATTTGATTGGTGAGGAAGTCAAAGCTCAAATTTAA
- the moeB gene encoding HesA/MoeB/ThiF family protein has translation MTELQDIDFVELSDEEMHLYSRQILLDGWDIEAQEKLKLANVLIVGAGGIGCSSAELLARAGVGKITLIDADTIEISNLQRQIAFGHEDIGRYKAEILAKRLQKINPYICVEYYNERLDEHNIDRLVEHQDVVLDGCDNFTTRYLVNAACKKHQVALISASAIGFQAQMFMVEGDSACYECLFPKEQHSNVGLRCAESGVLATTPVMIASLQAHHTLLYLGLNRVPLKQKLLLWDGLNMTQRIVSFDKDVNCPLCQAS, from the coding sequence GTGACCGAGCTTCAAGATATCGATTTTGTAGAGTTAAGTGATGAAGAAATGCATCTCTATAGCCGTCAGATTTTACTTGATGGGTGGGATATTGAAGCTCAGGAAAAACTCAAACTTGCTAATGTGCTGATTGTCGGTGCTGGCGGAATAGGCTGTAGCAGTGCAGAACTACTAGCGCGAGCAGGAGTTGGGAAAATTACACTGATTGATGCAGATACGATCGAGATAAGTAATTTACAACGACAAATCGCATTTGGTCATGAAGATATTGGTCGCTACAAAGCAGAAATTTTGGCTAAACGTTTACAGAAAATTAACCCTTATATCTGTGTTGAATACTATAACGAACGTTTAGATGAACATAACATTGATAGACTTGTTGAACACCAAGATGTGGTTTTAGATGGTTGTGATAATTTTACAACTCGTTATTTAGTAAATGCAGCTTGTAAGAAACATCAGGTCGCACTAATTAGTGCTTCAGCAATTGGTTTTCAGGCGCAAATGTTTATGGTTGAAGGAGATTCAGCTTGTTATGAATGTCTTTTCCCGAAAGAACAGCATAGCAATGTAGGACTGCGCTGTGCAGAGTCAGGGGTGCTTGCAACTACTCCTGTAATGATAGCGTCATTACAAGCACATCACACTTTGCTGTATTTAGGTTTAAATCGTGTACCTTTAAAGCAGAAACTATTATTGTGGGATGGTTTAAATATGACACAACGTATTGTTAGTTTTGATAAAGATGTAAATTGCCCACTTTGTCAGGCAAGCTAA
- a CDS encoding ABC1 kinase family protein, with translation MKKNILFDGLRSVARIGETAVVAAKAGIKYATEKPSNAKLMRETFESLGSTYIKLGQFIASTPSLFPREYVEEFQGCLDQTPTLPFSYIQGVLASEFEGRDLSQIFSYIDEKPLASASIAQVHAAKLTTGEDVVIKVQKPGVETILYTDLSVVHWAAKLLERAVPKIKFAALSEIVDEIKSRMVREVDFIEEAQNLDDFVEYLNISQNKAATAPKVYHQFSTRRVLTMQRLYGVSLTDFSVVKQYAKDPSQVLITAMNTWFGSLMLCKSFHADLHAGNLMLLEDGRIGFIDFGIVGQLKPEVWTACIAFMDALQKTDYQAMAENMLKMGMTHNKIDVQVLAQDLERLFNGVLMADPQQILSSNPADLNDIMMDMVGVGERHGIKFPRDFALLFKQMLYFDRFMRVLAPYTDIYADQRLKMVQNMEPASLLKH, from the coding sequence ATGAAAAAAAATATTTTGTTTGATGGGCTGCGTTCAGTCGCCCGCATTGGTGAAACAGCAGTGGTTGCGGCCAAAGCTGGAATTAAATACGCAACTGAAAAACCAAGTAATGCCAAACTCATGCGAGAGACTTTTGAGTCACTTGGTTCAACTTATATTAAGCTTGGTCAGTTTATTGCGAGTACGCCATCGCTTTTCCCACGAGAATATGTAGAAGAATTTCAAGGTTGTTTAGACCAGACACCAACACTACCATTTAGTTATATTCAAGGTGTGCTTGCATCTGAGTTTGAAGGACGCGATTTAAGTCAAATTTTTAGTTATATCGATGAAAAGCCATTAGCTTCTGCATCAATTGCTCAGGTTCACGCAGCTAAACTGACGACAGGTGAAGATGTTGTTATTAAAGTACAAAAGCCTGGTGTTGAAACCATTTTATATACAGACTTAAGTGTAGTGCATTGGGCTGCCAAGTTGCTTGAACGTGCAGTACCAAAGATCAAATTCGCAGCTCTTTCTGAAATTGTAGATGAAATTAAAAGCCGTATGGTCCGTGAAGTCGATTTCATTGAAGAAGCACAAAACTTAGATGATTTTGTGGAATATCTTAATATTTCACAAAATAAAGCAGCGACAGCGCCTAAAGTTTATCATCAGTTTTCTACACGCCGTGTTTTGACCATGCAACGCCTATACGGTGTGTCTTTGACTGACTTTAGTGTCGTAAAACAATATGCTAAAGATCCATCGCAAGTACTGATTACTGCCATGAATACATGGTTTGGTAGTCTCATGCTATGTAAGAGTTTCCATGCCGACTTACATGCTGGGAACCTAATGTTGCTTGAAGATGGGCGTATTGGTTTTATTGATTTTGGTATCGTCGGTCAGTTAAAACCTGAAGTTTGGACTGCATGTATTGCATTTATGGACGCCTTACAAAAAACTGATTATCAGGCAATGGCTGAAAATATGCTGAAAATGGGTATGACCCATAACAAAATTGACGTTCAGGTGTTGGCTCAAGATCTAGAGCGTTTGTTTAATGGCGTATTAATGGCCGATCCGCAACAGATCTTGTCTTCAAATCCAGCCGATTTAAACGATATCATGATGGATATGGTAGGGGTTGGAGAGCGCCACGGGATTAAATTCCCACGTGATTTTGCTTTATTATTTAAGCAAATGCTTTATTTCGATCGTTTTATGCGCGTACTCGCACCATATACTGATATTTATGCAGACCAACGTTTGAAAATGGTTCAAAATATGGAACCTGCTTCGTTGTTAAAGCACTAA
- the folB gene encoding dihydroneopterin aldolase, whose amino-acid sequence MDAIIIEGLKVETVIGCFNWERQIIQPLMLDLTIHNDLSRAAQSDKLEDTLNYAQICELSAQTIQQAKPELIEHAAHLVLKCLFETFPTIEKITITIRKPAIIAEANAVGIRLERTRNNFCARPSE is encoded by the coding sequence ATGGATGCCATTATTATTGAAGGCTTGAAGGTTGAGACAGTGATTGGCTGTTTCAACTGGGAAAGACAAATTATTCAACCTTTAATGTTGGATTTAACCATCCATAATGATTTGAGCCGAGCAGCGCAGTCGGACAAACTTGAGGACACACTCAACTATGCCCAAATTTGTGAGTTATCGGCTCAAACCATTCAACAAGCTAAACCTGAATTAATTGAACATGCAGCACATCTTGTTTTGAAATGTTTATTTGAAACCTTTCCAACAATTGAAAAAATTACCATAACCATCCGTAAGCCCGCCATCATTGCAGAAGCTAATGCTGTAGGAATTCGTCTTGAACGCACCAGAAACAATTTTTGCGCTCGCCCTAGCGAGTAA
- a CDS encoding 2-amino-4-hydroxy-6-hydroxymethyldihydropteridine diphosphokinase, with translation MNAPETIFALALASNLDADQHFTFAYTQLATLGKVQFSSVYQIPCRDGIGDDYWNSACLLKSTLSCDQIESFLKKLESDSGRVRPSHHISLDVDLIAWGSDLDHMQFNSKKLPLALDVKIPLYELWPCETLKADSMIYPVVNFKV, from the coding sequence TTGAACGCACCAGAAACAATTTTTGCGCTCGCCCTAGCGAGTAATTTAGACGCAGATCAGCACTTTACTTTTGCGTATACGCAATTAGCAACTTTGGGGAAAGTGCAGTTTTCATCTGTTTATCAAATTCCATGCCGAGATGGTATTGGAGATGATTATTGGAATTCAGCATGTCTATTAAAAAGTACTTTATCGTGTGACCAAATAGAATCTTTTTTAAAGAAACTTGAGTCAGATTCGGGACGTGTTCGTCCATCGCATCATATTTCTTTAGATGTAGATTTGATTGCATGGGGAAGTGATCTGGACCATATGCAATTTAATTCTAAAAAATTACCTTTGGCGCTTGATGTAAAAATTCCCTTATATGAACTTTGGCCTTGTGAAACCTTAAAGGCTGATAGCATGATTTATCCAGTCGTTAATTTTAAAGTTTAA